TCAATTCTTCATTTAAGCCAATTGCAAGAATAGTCTTCCTTAAAGTTTCAAGTTCTTTCTGCCATTTTGAGTTTTTGACAAAAAAGAAATCTGCTTTTGCATTCATTGGGTTCTGTCTTATTTTAGTTTACTAACAACTTCCTGTAATCGATCATGGGCCATGTTTATTCCTTGAGCGAATGGTAATTTAAGCATTTGATCTCTGTTTTCAGGAGAGCGATAGACAATTTGCATTGTAAGTTTGCTTTTGTCGCCCGAAAGACTTTCGAACTCTAAGAATTCCAGTTGAACAGGAAATGGTGTGTTTTCCATTTCAAAAGTCCGAACGATCAGGTTCTCCGGAATAAATTCATGTATTGCACCATTGGCACGAAAGACGACATTTCCATTTTGATCTTTAGTTTCAAAAAGGTATCCGCCGTGTTTTTTATTTTCGAGTTTCAACACATTTGTACCCATCCATTGCTCAACAATTTCAGGATCTTCATAGGCTTTAAAAAGCAGATCTAAAGGAAGATCAAATTCCCGCGTGATGACAAGATACTGTTTACCGTCTTCTGCATTTATTTTGGTTTTGCGTTCCATGGCAACTTATTTTTTCGATTTGTATTTTTTCATAACGGCTTCAAGTTTATTGAACCGATCATCCCACATATTGCGGACCGGTTCTATAAAATCTGCAACATCTTTCATTTTTTGCGCATTTAGATGAAAATATATTTCTCTTCCATTCTGAGTTTGATGTAATAATTCGCATTCAGCAAGGATCTGCAAATGTTTGGAAACAGTAGGCCGGGCAGTGTCAAAGTTTGAGGCAATTGCTCCGGCAGTCATGGCCTGCGAAGCGACCAGAAGTAAGATCGCCCGCCGCGTAGGATCAGCGATCGCCTGAAAGACATCTCTTCGTAAATTCATTTATGTAGCTATTTGGCTACAAATATATGCGTAGTTATTTGACTACGCAAATTAAATTTTAAATTTATTGGTTTTATAATTAAGCGGGTAAAGATTATAATTTGGAAGAATGTCCGGATATTGATGGATTAGACACGGATTTCATTTCAACAAGGATGCAATCTCCGTTATTACTTGCATTTTGTAGAGAGAATCACTTGATTCCATCGGATAGCCGCTACGAACATATCTGATAATACCGGACTTGTCAACTACAAAAGTTGTCGGGTACATGTCTACGTTGAACAATTTGGAAATTTCATCGGAGTCATGAGAGAGAGTCAGGTGTTCATCATCATCGGTGGGAAATCTTATTGTTACCTCACATTCAGGTAATACATCGTACATAATTATTTTCGCTCCACATGCTTTACGAAACCCGGAATATTGCGAAGGTAGATCAGAATTGTATGCAACTAATCTTTCTCTTGAATGCGGAGCGATAGACAATATCTGAAAAGCACTATCAGGAAAAATAGTATCAAGTTGTGCTAAGAATGGCATTTCTTGAAGACATGGCCGGCAGCCAAGGGACCAGAAATTAATAAGTGTTACCTTTCCCTTGAAATAAGAAGCATCAACATTTTTATTTCCGAGAGTTACACCTGTAAAGACAGGGACGGAATTGTCCAGCAGTGAAGATCCGTCACTGAATAGAAGCGAAGAGCAAATAAAATAAATAAGAAGAGCTTTCATAAATTTTTAATTTTCATTTTTTATTTCATTTTTTTATTTCCATATAATACACAGGGCTTCACCCTGTGGTGGCGAATTTCGCCCTTTCAGGGCTACTTTTTATAAAAAGAAAATACATTTGCAAAAGGAGTATTTATAAGGAATCTTCAGATAGTATATAAATATATTCCTCGATCTCAGATTGTCGTTCATTTGCAAATCCTTTGTCTTTACCGATTTTAACAAAACCACATTTTTCCAGAACCTTTTGTGAACCTAAATTATCAAAGGCTACGCGCGCATGGATCGGTCTTATGGTTTCGATCTTTAAAAATTCTTTAAGCGCATTTGAAGCAATTCCCCGGCCCCAGAATTTTCTATCGATCCAATAAGTAATTTCCGGTTCGTTTTCCATTACAAATTTGGAAATACTTCCGACAACATTATTATTAACTTTTATTGTGAGCATATTAATGGAAGGATCGGTAAGATATTTTGAATACCGTTCAACATATGCTCTTTCGTCTTTTGAGTCTTTATTAGTAAAAGCAGCGAGGTGTCTGGCTTCTTTGTCAAGTTGAAAATGAAACAATAGTTTCAGATCATCTAATGTAGTCTGTGTTAGATTTATTTCCATTATTGTTGAAGCGTATGAAATTTCAAGAAATTAAATATTAAAATAAATTGTAAGTGTTTGCCCCATCGAAACCAGTAATAGTTCAAATTGGCGACTTGGGTAATTTCTTTAAATTTTTAACATATCTTTCATCATTATATGGTTTACCTGAACTTATTATTTCAAATAACTCAACTGATACACATTGGCCAATCAGTTTATTTATATCAATATCATCAAAACCGCTTTTTTTTAATCGGTCAAAAGTAATTTTTACCTCTGGTGGATTATCCTCTTTAAGTTGGTTTTTAATAATTTCAAAAATTTGTTTTTGAAGTTCATAATTTATTTCCATTCCTGTATGAATAAGGTGGTTATATTTTATTTTTTATAGAAAGGGAGAATCAAAGTTATAAATACTAATCTAAGTAGAAAGAGGTCGATAAAAAAAAGGAGCAAAAATTTCTTCCTGCCCCTTTTTTGTGATAATTTTCAAGTAGTTTTAATCAATAATAAATCTACCTGTTTTCAAAACATTGTATTTATCATTTATAATATAAAAATACACTCCCGAATCCCAACCTTTTAAATCCAGAATTGAATTTGGTGAACCAAGTTGAAATTGTTTAATTGTTTTACCTAAATTATTAAAAACATTAATTGTCATTTCCGGTTTAAAATCATTAAGCGAAATATCTATTGCAATCATTTCAGAAGCCGGATTGGGATACAATGAAATGGTAAGTTTTTCCAGAGCACCTTCGGCTATTCCTGTTTGTGAACAAACATCAATTTTCACATAATTCACTGCTGAGAAGTTCACTCGTGTCAGGCTCGATGCCGATGTTACCGGAGTAACAGAAACAGGAGAAGTTGGAAGTGTTGTCATAGTTGTATTGACAAAAGTGTATGCAGTATCGTATAATGCACACGATTGAGTCAAGGCAGTATCTGTACTACAAAATGTTCTTGTATTATTAAATCCGAGTTTACCACCCAATATTGAAAAATCATTTGATGAACCATAAACTACATCATTTATGTAATCGTATTCAGGGTGAATTCTTGTCCATAAAACATCGCCATTTGAATTAAATTTTGTAGTTGCGGGTCTAATGTCTAATCCGGACCATTCGTAGTTTCCTACCATGTAAAGAAAGCCATCCGAAAATTCATAACCGTAATCTATAATTCGAGAACCAAGTACGCTGGTTTTGCACCAGATTACATTACCGACAGAATCTACTTTCGTGATCAAAGTTCTTAAACCCGGTACGGCAACTTGTGATGATGTTCCTGCAAGAAGAATTGAACCATCCTGAAGTTCGGTAAATTCCATAAACCCTGTTGTCCATTCAGGTCCCACATATAGTTGACTCCATAGAAGTGTACCCGAAGAATTGTAACATGCAATAAGTCCTGAACCGTTAGATATTGATGGATTGTCATAGGCTGTACCAACAGCAAGATAGTTTCCATTGTTCAGACGACGAGCCATATAATAATGATCCGGGTCCGGTAAAAAATTTCTTGCATCGCTCCATACAACATCGCCTGAAGAATTTGTTTTGATTATTCCGGAGTATGTATTTCCGGCATTTGTAGTAAGTATAAACCATTATCTGAAGGATCCAAAACGCAATCGTAAATTTGAATTGCATAACTTTTCATATAGGAAATAGTTCCGGAAGCATCGGTCTTCAGGATAAAACCACCTCCGTTAAATGTTGTATTTCCTGCAATTGCGAATCCGTTGTCGGGTAATTCAATGATGCGTTTGATTATGGCATTGCTAGTTGTGAATCCGGATATAAATGTATTCCACATTTTGTTCCCACTCTGATCATAACGGATCAAGGAGAATCCATAATCGGCAGGAGAAAGAGAACCCCTGTATTCGTTATCTGTTAATACGACCATTCCGCCATCTGCAGTTAATGCCGATGTGGCAATGCGTCTTAAGTTGGAATCAAGCGAGTAATCATATATTTTAAAATGATGACTGTTTTGTCCTTTAGCAGATGTAGAGCAGAAAACAGTAAGAATTAAAATAATTTGTAATAATTTTTTCATAGATTATATTTAGGTTGTGGATTAATTAATATTCAGGTAGTGCAATAAAAAACCCGCCTTACCTGAAAGTAAGGCGGGTTAAGAATAATATAAGTAAAGATGCACTAATTAATCGGATAAAGAAGAATTCCGTAGATTATTATAAAACCTGATCAGAATAGACAATACAAACAATTTATATTATCATTCCTGTATAAACTCTATTTCAGATTTGGATTAAAAAGTATCATATTTATTAATATGCTTTTTGTGATTTAAAATTTTATTACCGATTATTAGTAATAACAGTTTTCCACTTTGTTGTCTCTGCATATTCCTTAATTAAATTATTTCTTTCGACAAGAAACTTTTTAAGATAGTTTTTGAGGATAAGTTTATCGAAAACCTTGCCTAGGATACCAAAAGGAGATTGAAAGCTAAAAACATCTTTCATTATTACTCTGTCATTAGCTTGTTCAAAATAATGGTCGTGAACAATGAACTTAAAAATTCCCTTCTGCTGTTCATCCCTGAAATGAAATGGCCTTTCAAAGGCAGTTATTTTTGAAGTTAATTTCTGACGTATACCAAAATGAGTAGCTTCCCAGGTAACAGTTTCACCAAAATTTATTAAACCTTTTGCCCGCCCACCAATTGCTTTTTCATTTGTTCCGGCAGTAGAAATCTGATGAAAGTCGATGCTTCGTGCTAAATCAAAACATCTTTCGATGTTGCTTTTGATTTCAATTTTTAGTTCGATAGTTGGCATTTCATTTAATTAATATTCTTTTGCTTAGATGCCATCTTGCTTTAGTTCAAAATGAGAGATTGACTTTCTGCGAAGCAGTTTTGAAAAAGCAGGTTTTTGAAATCTAAAACCTAACGCTATACTCTATAACTCCAATTAAGCTGCGTGTAAGACCATCGGGTCTTGTATCTCTGACGATAAATGGCGCAGCAGCACTGAATTGTAATGTACTCTTAGTGGTAAGTTCGACATCCAAACTTATGTTTCCATTCAAAGTTAATCCTGCAGAGCTAGCAATTTCTCTTTTCGTACCTGAACTGTCAGTATAGCTATCATTTGAAAGGTGATAAATTGGTAAAAGTCCGGGAGTAAATTTCATTTTGGAGGTAAATGCTATTGGTCGAGATATTCTGAGAAAAACGTCGCCGCTGCGAATAAAATTTCTAGTTGATTGAAATTGTCGAATGGGTGAATTAATAGGATAGTCAGATACATCAAACTGGTTTTTATTTTGGGTAATCGGTTGTTGGACTGCAAGGGCAAGTTGAAACTTCTTTAGTTTAAAACCAAAAGCAACAAGGAAGTCAACCGTGCCGAGACTGGATTGATAATCCATCGGAAGCGAAACGTTATTCCGTTTATTGTTTCCATTTGTAAAAGGAATTTTTGCTCCTATTGTAAATTTTAAATTGTCATTTGGTTTATAATTCCCAGTCAGAAATATATCGCTTAGTCCATAAGCGCTGATACCATTACCGTTTTGTGAAAGGGATGTCAATTTCAGATCCATTACAAATTTATTTGAAAACTCTCGGTTATATTCAAGAGCATTTCCCCATACTGAAATGGAATTGTCGGCAATTCCATAAAATGCACCAATTTTTACCTGATTGTTTTTTGAAGAAAGGCTATCGTCGGCGGAAGCTTTAATGCTATTCAGTGAACAAAAACCGGCATCGCTGCAACCTTGGCCATTAGCGGATGATGAGAAAATCAAAATGACTGCGCAAACTCTGAAAAAATAACTCAAGCAATATGTTGAGTGGCTTTGCTTCGAATTTGTTTTTATTGGGCAATTAAAATAATAATAATTTTTTTTGTGTTCATAATTGTGTGGTTGTCCCATATTCTCTATAGCTTATTGTAAGTATAAAGATAACGCGAAGTTTATTAAAAATTGTGAAAAGGATAAAATACTTGTTTTAAAATTAAATGAATTCATGTTTTTGAAAAATTAAAACACTAAGGGCACTAAGTTCACGATAAGAACACGGAATACTTAGTGGTCTTATCGTGAACTTAGTGCCCCTAGTGTTTTAATTACCCAGGTTCAACACCCTTCATTCGCCATCACAAACTCAAAATCCTGTTTCACTTTTTCACCCGATGAGTTTTTTGCCGGAATCCACTTTGGCATTTTATTTAGACCTTCAAGCATTAATCGATCGATGTCCTGATCGCCGGTCGATTCTGAAACACGGGCATTAATTATTTCCCCTTCTTCATTCACTGTAAACTTAACCATCGCTTGTCTCAAAGATGAAGTAATATTGGATGGAATATTATCTATAACTTTCTCTTTCATGTATTGTTTCATCTGAACTTTTCCACCTTTGAAATTTGCTTCTACATCAGGTACTACTGTAACGGAAAAGCTCATGGTGCGAATTTCAGTTTTATCGGTTGCGGAATTTTGTGATTTGTATTTCACATCAATGAGCACTTCTGCACCAAGATCCACTGAAGAAACAATTTTCTTTTGTTCAGAAGTCAGTGTTCCATTCAAACCGGATGCTTTCACCTTTTTTCCATTACTCGTAGAAACTATTTCTGTAGACACATAATTATTCAACCAATTTGCAGGATAACCTTCACATATGTCGTCCAGTTTCGTAGCAGAATTCAGTTTTGCTTTTGTTACAGGATTTTTATATGCGCCACGGACCCCAAAGGAGAGATTCGATTTAATGTCTGATCCCGGAACTTTGTTTCCTGATAGAGAATTATAAGCTACAAAGTGTTTGACAGAGTCTTGAGAAAACAGAATCGTGCTCACTAATAGCAACAGAAGAGTTAATTTGATATTTTTCATTTGAGATAATTTTAAAGATACGGATTATTTTACAATACTTTTATCACTCTTTTTTGTTTCACCTTTTTTGCAGCATGCTTTATCTTCTTTTAGCATTGCATCTGTTGTACCTTTAGTTTTACTGCAAGTTGCATCTTTTTTACATTCTTTGTGATCTGCCGTCGTACATTTTGCAGAACATTTGTCACCTTCTTTTGCAAATGTGGAAAGTGTAATAAATAGTACTGCTGAAGTTAGAATTAATTTTTTCATTGTCTTGGAGTTTTAGAATTTATGTAACAAAGCTACTTCAGAGATGGAAAAATCTTGTTAGTCACTCGTTATTGAGTTGTTATTAAGTTGTTAATGCACGATAATTACAGTATTAATAGCTATTTTTGATCATTCAAATGAAGCAGAACCGGACTACATTATTTATCGTTATTTCTTCCGTTGCACTACTGATCGTTCTCATTATTCAGGTGAACTGGATCTATACTACGGCCAAGATCAAAGAAGAGATCTTTAATGATAAAGCAAACCTCGTTCTTTCAAAAACTGCAGAAGCACTTAGTACAGATACAGCGGCGTGCAGGAATATGGAAGAGTGCATCGGTAAAGATGAAATTCACAAAACGGATTCTTTGTTCAATAGCTCAATGCAGTATTACAATTTTCATATTGATTATGCATTTGAAGTAAAGAAACCTGATGGAAATGTTCCTGTAAGTGAAAGTGGACTAAAAAACAATGTTTACAAAAAAAGACTTGAAGAAGAAGCAACGAAAAACGGACTGGAATTGAATATGATCCTTCCAGGAAAGAAGCAGTTTCTTTTACAGGAAATGGGAGTGTTATTCATTGCTTCAGTAATACTGATCATAATTGTATTAGTGCTATTCTGGAGAACGATCATGTCGCTTATCAGAGAAAAAAGAATTTCTGAACACACGACAGATTTTCTGAACAACATGACCCATGAATTTAAAACCCCATTAACTAATATTGCTCTGGCAGGGAAGATGGTAGGTAAGGAGGCATTATCCGGACACGATGAAAAAGTAAAACACTATTCGGAAATTATTTTGCAGGAAAATGAAAAGCTCAGACTTCAGGTAGAACAGGTTTTGAGTATGACAGCTCTTGAAAGAGGGGAGATTCCAATCCGAAAAACTGAAATTGATCTGCATGAATTGATCGATAATACACTTAAAGTGCATTTCAATTCAAATCGAAAATTTGAAAGGAGAAGTAGCTTTAAATCTGAAAGCTGAAAATGTTTTTATTCAAGGAGATAAAACTCATCTTACAAATGCTATAAGTAATCTGATCGATAATTCGATCAAATATTCAAAAGGACAACCGAAGATTGTTATTCAAACATTTAACAGTGGACAAAATATTATCATAACCATTTCCGATAACGGAATTGGTATAGAGAAGGAATACCAGAAAAAAGTGTTCGAGAAATTCTTCAGAGTGCCAACAGGAAATGTGCATGATGTGAAAGGGTTCGGGCTCGGTCTGGCCTACATAAAAAAGATCGTTGAATTACACAATGGAACAATTGTACTACAGAGTGAACCGGGCAGAGGAACAACGTTTGCCATAACTTTACCAAATGCCTAAAGAGAAGCTAAAAATATTACTTGCTGAAGATGATGACAACCTTGGAATTCTGCTTGTTGATTATCTCCAGACGGAAGGCTTTGATGTAAAACTTTGCAAAGATGGCGAAGGAGCATTAAATATTTTCCAGAATGAACGATTCGATCTTTGTCTTTTTGATGTTATGATGCCTGTTATGGATGGATTTACTTTAGCAAAGAAAGTTAAACTCAAGGATAGAAAAATTCCTATAATTTTTATCACTGCTAAATCATTAAAGGAAGATAAATTGAAGGGCTATGAGTTAGGTGCCGATGATTACATTACAAAACCTTTCGATGAAGAAGAATTATTGTGGAAGATCAAAGCGGTAATACGGCGAATTCCTGCAGGTATAATGGATGTGAAACATGATTTAATTGCTATTGGAAAATATTCGTTTTGACATAAATAATCAAGTGTTGAAGCTTGGTGAGCAATCAAAACGCATTACGGAAAGAGAGTGTGAGATTCTTAAATATCTGGCAGAGAATCGAAATCATCTGGTAAAGAGAGAAGATCTTTTAAAAGATCTATGGGGTGAAAACGATTATTTTTTTGGAAGAAGTCTCGATGTGTTTATCACAAAGATCCGAAAGTATCTCAAAGACGATCCTGAATTGAGTATTGAGAATGTTTTTGGTGTTGGTTTTATTTTTAATGTTCCCGAATAATTTTATTTTCCTTTAATGATCTTGTTAATGACATAATTTAATGTCGCATCAGAAGTATCCATGCTACTATTTTGCTGAAATGGAAGATCAGGAATTGTTCCACGCCCTGTCAATGGTAAATCGTTGTCGAGCATAAATTGTTCTGTCGGAATCTGAACCTCAATTTGCGAAAAAGGCAAAATGATTTCTTTTATGTATCCTGCAAGTACTTTATCGTTTCCACCGGTCTCTTCACCTACAAAGGTTGTTTTCGTATTTCTTTTTAAACACGAAGCCACAATTCCGGAATTGGAAAAACTTCCGCCATTTATCAGGACAATTAGATTTCCTTGATATGCTTCCTTTGATGGCTGGAGCAGTCCGGTAAATTTTCCTCCGGTCTTTTTTAATTCATATTTCCCACCGGAGGAATTCACTTTATAGTAAGATTCAATCAGTGAAAATGGTTTATCTATTAAATGCGATACTAATAGCTTTCCATAAGTCAGCTCGCCCCCTTGATTGTCTCTTAAGTCTAAGATCAGATAGGGAGTTTTATTTTTTTCAATTTCATAAAAAGCTTTTCGAATCTCTTTTTTAAAATTCTGTTTGTAGATATGTTTTAAAACACTTTTGTGGAAATCCCTGATTTTTAATACTGCATAAATACTGTCATTTGAGATTTGAAGTTTAATTCCTTTCTCTGCTTGCAAAGTATTTTCAATTTCCTGATAATTGCGGATGTTATAATAAGAAATGCTGTCCTTTGAAAGTGCTTTGATCATTACAGTACCCGTCGCGTCTCTTTGTAAATATTCAATTTTAAAATCAGTTGGATGTCCGTATGAAAAACTATAGTAGTTTCTGAAGTAGTTACTTAAAATCCATGAAGGATATGTTTGATTATTTCCATCTCTGACCAATCTTTTTTTCAATTCAGAAATAATTTCTTTAGAAGAAATATTATTGATGCTAATGATTTCCGAACCACGAAGTACGGAATTTTCATATGTAAGAACCCGATCAACATATAGTTTGTTTTCATAAACGATTAATTTATACGGTAGAAACTTGCTGAATGAGTCGTGATATGACATAGTTTCCTTCCCTGGAAGAAAATTAGTATGACCATCTTTAATAGTTGAGCTAAGCACGGATATATGCTTGTAGAATTCAAGATCAGTCATCGGTTGGATGATACTATTTGATAAACTATCATAGAGTTTGTCTAATTCTGTTTTAGAAGAATAGAGATACAAATTGGGATGAAGGGTCTCCAGTTTATTTTTAAGAAAGAGTAAATCTTGTCTTAATTCATTGGAGGAAAGAATTCGATCTTGTTTTAGTGCCGGTTGGCTGAATGAAAATTTGTAATGAATGCAAAGAATTAGCAATACACTATAGGAAACAAATCTCAACATATATTTCTAATTCTTTCGTATTGTCTTTACTGAATTTTTTCCACTTCGATCCAGCCTTCGTTTTGATGATACATCATACACACGATTGCGTCCTTTGCCGAACCGGTGCAGTTTTTGATTGCTTTAAATGTGGCAGTAACAATAGTGCCATCTGAAAATGGTTCGGCTTTTTCACGGTTACAAATCAAATAATCTTTTCCATCAAACCGTAAATAACTACCCGTGCAATCTTTGATCACTGTCACTTTTTCTGTACGTTCTTTTTCACAGGAAATAAGTAACAAAGACATGACAGGAATTAATATTAGCATTATTACTTTCATTTCATTTTGGTTTTTAATGTCTGCCGGATCATTTTCTTGCCGGTTAGATTTTCACAAAACGAACGCGGCATATGTTTTCTTGTTGGGAAACGATAAAAAAATACACTCCTTGGGCAATAAGGGAAAGATCAATTTGTGCTTCTCCACCATTGATTTTTCCGGACGATACAATTCTACCTAAATCATCGAAAATCTGAAAGTCATCATCAATATTTGCTTCAGTTTTCACATTCAGCAATTGATAGACAGGATTTGGAAAAAGGTCAAATTTAACGGAGTTACTATTTTCAGAAATTGTATTTATAAGGGCATTTCCATCAATCAACATTTCGCGGTTGGTTGAAGAAACGCTCACTCCATTCCGGAATTCATCAATCCGAATATTTATAGCATAAATATTACTTGAGTATGGAAGCTCTACTTTTCCGGTTTGACTATCAATAGAGATCCCTGTCGGAAAAGTGTAATTTGAAGATGTAGCAGGAGCCAGGCTGAATACCAAACTGTCGCCCTCTGCGTCAAAAGCAAACGGTTCATGAATTATAGTGTTACCTAATCTGTAAATTTCAGTCTGTTTATTCAGAAAAACCGGACTTGAATTTGAACCGATATACGGATTCATCATTAATCTTATTGAAGGAAAAATAATTTCTGATTCTGAATTCATGATATTACTAATTGACGAAATTCTGAAACTGTCAGGGTAGTAAATCTGATGTGTTCCATTTCCCGCAAATGCATGCTGGTAAGAATATTTCCAGAGTGTAATATTATTTGAGAGTTGAGTAGAAATTCCTGGCACGATCGTATTTTCAAACATCAACGTATCGCGATCAATGCCCATCCCGGATTGTACATATAAACTGATCTCAAAATTACATGTTTGATTGGTGGGATTGCTGTACTTTATTTCGGAACCACGAATATCCTGAGACTGAATATTTGTTGTGGCTAAAAGAATAAATAGAAACCCAAATATTTGTTTTAGCATGGGGAGTAAATTTAGAAACGAATTATAACCAAATATAAGGAAAACTTACTTCTTACACTCTTTCTGACGCATATTTAACCCCGGGGACCCCGCGAAAAAGCAGGACCTTATTGACAATTTTTATTGCATGAAATAGTATTGATTTTAAATATAAAAGGCTGACGCCATGCGTTGAGTCCCCTCAATTTCCCCTCTCGCATGGCTATCCACCGCGGCGGACAGCATTTTTTAAATAAACAAATGACCTCATATAAAATGTAAATTCAAACCGCGTAAATGATGGTTATTTTAAGCAACTCCGCAATTAAACGAGAGGGTCAGTGGCACTAATATTTCTTTCTATAGCTGAATTTAAAAAATTCAATTAAATTCAGCCCAAAATACTCATTACATGATTTATCCCACCAACTTAAAAAGAGTAATATTATTTTTTATTCTGCTCAGCGCCGTATTTTTTTGTGAGGCTCAATCTGCTCTTCAAAAGGATTCTCTGATTCAGTCTTTATTGAAAAATCATGTAACCACAGAAGACCAGGGAATACAATTAATTAATTCCGGAAATTTTGAAAGCGCAAATAGTTTTCTGACGAAAGAAATTTCTTCCAATGAATCCAATGCATCGGCATATTTTCAAAGAGGTGTTGCAAATTTTGCAATGAGTGATACACTGGAGGCTTGTCGTGACTGGAGTGCAGTGCTTGCCCTTGGCGATACTGCAATGTTCAATTTACTCGAAAGTAAATGCCATAGTTCAATGATCATAGAGAACGATACTATCCCTGCAAAAAAATATAAGAAGATGTGGGGAAGGGAAGATGCCAATGCAGCATCAAAACTTGTTGTAGATGAGATGCCACAGTTTCCGGGAGGACAAGAAAAGCTTGCAGAATATATTTTTACGAATACTCCTAAACATACTAATGGAAAACATGGTACAGTGTATGTAGATTTTCTGATCAGTCCAAAAGGCAAAATTCTTTTTCCGTATGTGAAGAGAGGAATTGGGAAAGAGTATGATTCGGAAGCTCTCAAATTAATTCGCTCAATGCCAGCATGGAAACCGGGTAAAGAAAAGGGTAAAGCTGTTTATGTGAGAAGTGCTGTGCCGGTGCGTTTCTGATATTTTTTTTAACACTAAGTTCACTAAGTTTTTGGCACAAGAACACTTAAAGTGATGTGCTCTTGTGACGAATTTTGGGGTTTGAAAAAACCAAAACTGACTTCCCGGTGATCTTGTGCTGAAAACAAGTGATCTTAGTGTTTTATTTTTACACTTAAATTTTACACATAATTATAAAAAAAACGCCCGCAATCAAACTGACTGCAGGCGCTGGCGTGTTTCACTTGTTCAATTATAAATTACTCTACCATCAGTTTTTTATTGATGATTCCATTCTCAGAATATAATCTTAATAAATAAACTCCCGGAGAAATTAAACTTAGGTCAATTTCAAAATGTTTTAGTGATTTTATTTCAGAATTCGTTTTTCTGTAAACTATTGCTCCGGATGAATTATATAATTCCAACGAATTAATTTTATCATCTGAATTCAAATCAATATTTATTTTTGAATCCGCAGGATTTGGATACAAAGCGATTGATGCATCAGAAATAATATTCAAAACACCTGTACAGATATCAACAGTTATGTTTTGAACAGAACTTGTGTTGCATCCCATTGAATCTACAAATGTAATAAGAATCAGAATATGTTCCT
This window of the Bacteroidota bacterium genome carries:
- a CDS encoding T9SS type A sorting domain-containing protein, which translates into the protein MLKQIFGFLFILLATTNIQSQDIRGSEIKYSNPTNQTCNFEISLYVQSGMGIDRDTLMFENTIVPGISTQLSNNITLWKYSYQHAFAGNGTHQIYYPDSFRISSISNIMNSESEIIFPSIRLMMNPYIGSNSSPVFLNKQTEIYRLGNTIIHEPFAFDAEGDSLVFSLAPATSSNYTFPTGISIDSQTGKVELPYSSNIYAINIRIDEFRNGVSVSSTNREMLIDGNALINTISENSNSVKFDLFPNPVYQLLNVKTEANIDDDFQIFDDLGRIVSSGKINGGEAQIDLSLIAQGVYFFIVSQQENICRVRFVKI
- a CDS encoding energy transducer TonB, whose protein sequence is MKNHVTTEDQGIQLINSGNFESANSFLTKEISSNESNASAYFQRGVANFAMSDTLEACRDWSAVLALGDTAMFNLLESKCHSSMIIENDTIPAKKYKKMWGREDANAASKLVVDEMPQFPGGQEKLAEYIFTNTPKHTNGKHGTVYVDFLISPKGKILFPYVKRGIGKEYDSEALKLIRSMPAWKPGKEKGKAVYVRSAVPVRF
- a CDS encoding T9SS type A sorting domain-containing protein, whose translation is MDQEHILILITFVDSMGCNTSSVQNITVDICTGVLNIISDASIALYPNPADSKINIDLNSDDKINSLELYNSSGAIVYRKTNSEIKSLKHFEIDLSLISPGVYLLRLYSENGIINKKLMVE